A genomic segment from Glycine soja cultivar W05 chromosome 20, ASM419377v2, whole genome shotgun sequence encodes:
- the LOC114403215 gene encoding cytochrome P450 89A2-like, with protein MEEAWFIILVSLCVCVLIRVILLFFLHKKTLATPPGPPHIPIITSFLWLKKSFIELEPFLRTLAAKHGPIFTLRIGSRPVIFIANRALAHQALIQNGSIFSDRPKALPAAKIVSSNQHNINSAPYGATWRALRRNLASEMLHPSRVMSFSGTRKWVLHTLLTRLKSDSQSNDSIKVINHFQYSMFCLLVFMCFGERLDDGKVRDIERVQRQMLLRFRRFNVLNFWPRVTRVLFFKLWEELLRVRKEQEDVLVPLIRARKQRRGTEGGGLRDDDGFVVSYVDTLLDLELPEEKRKLNEEELVTLCSEFLNAGTDTTSTALQWIMANLVKYPHVQERVVEEIKEVVGERVREEREVKEEDLQKLPYLKAVILEGLRRHPPGHFVLPHAVTEDVVFNDYLVPKNGTVNFMVAEIGWDPKVWEDPMAFKPERFMNDEGFDFDITGSKEIKMMPFGAGRRICPGYNLALLHLEYFVANLVWNFEWKVPEGGDVDFSEKQEFTTVMKNALQVQLSPRI; from the coding sequence ATGGAAGAAGCCTGGTTCATAATCCTAGTCTCTCTCTGTGTCTGCGTTCTCATAAGAGTCATATTATTATTCTTCCTTCACAAAAAAACCCTAGCCACCCCACCAGGCCCTCCTCACATCCCAATCATCACAAGCTTTCTATGGCTCAAAAAATCCTTCATAGAACTCGAGCCATTCCTCCGAACCCTCGCCGCCAAACACGGTCCTATCTTCACTCTCCGCATAGGATCACGCCCCGTCATATTCATCGCCAACAGAGCCCTGGCCCACCAAGCCCTAATCCAAAACGGTTCCATTTTCTCCGATCGCCCCAAGGCCCTCCCCGCCGCCAAAATCGTCAGCAGCAACCAACACAACATCAACTCCGCCCCCTACGGCGCCACCTGGCGCGCCCTACGCCGCAACCTCGCCTCCGAGATGCTCCACCCCTCACGCGTCATGTCCTTCTCCGGTACCCGCAAGTGGGTCCTACACACCCTCCTCACGCGCCTCAAATCAGATTCACAATCCAACGATTCAATAAAAGTCATTAACCACTTCCAATACTCCATGTTCTGCTTGCTTGTGTTTATGTGCTTCGGGGAAAGACTCGACGATGGGAAAGTCAGAGACATCGAGCGCGTGCAGCGACAAATGCTCCTGCGGTTTAGAAGGTTCAATGTCCTCAATTTCTGGCCCAGAGTCACGCGCGTTTTGTTCTTCAAACTATGGGAGGAGTTGCTGAGGGTTAGGAAGGAGCAAGAGGACGTGTTGGTTCCGCTTATCAGAGCCAGGAAGCAAAGGCGAGGCACTGAAGGTGGCGGATTAAGAGACGATGATGGCTTCGTTGTTTCCTATGTTGACACGTTGTTGGATTTGGAATTGCCTGAGGAGAAACGGAAGCTGAATGAAGAGGAACTCGTGACGTTGTGTAGCGAGTTTTTGAATGCGGGTACGGACACGACTTCGACGGCGTTGCAGTGGATAATGGCTAATTTGGTGAAGTACCCGCACGTGCAAGAGAGGGTGGTGGAGGAGATTAAGGAGGTGGTTGGTGAGAGAGTGAGAGAAGAGAGGGAGGTGAAAGAAGAAGATTTGCAGAAACTACCTTATCtgaaagctgtgattttggaaGGGTTGAGGCGTCACCCACCTGGCCACTTTGTTTTGCCGCATGCTGTCACCGAGGACGTGGTTTTTAATGATTATTTGGTTCCTAAGAATGGGACAGTGAATTTCATGGTGGCGGAGATAGGGTGGGACCCTAAGGTTTGGGAAGATCCAATGGCGTTTAAGCCAGAGAGGTTTATGAATGATGAAgggtttgattttgatataactgGGAGTAAAGAGATTAAGATGATGCCCTTTGGTGCAGGGAGAAGAATTTGCCCTGGCTATAACTTGGCTTTGCTTCATTTGGAATACTTCGTGGCTAATTTGGTTTGGAATTTTGAGTGGAAGGTTCCTGAGGGAGGGGATGTGGATTTTTCGGAGAAACAGGAGTTTACTACTGTCATGAAAAATGCATTGCAGGTTCAGCTTTCTCCTAGGATATGA